Genomic window (Dehalococcoidia bacterium):
CCGCCCAGACGTACACGGCGTGCGGACGTATCCCGCTGATGGGGAAATTCCGCACGGCGCGCGCAGTCTGGACTCCGTAGTAGGCGTCCGCGGGAACAGAGAGTTGTCCCAGAGAGTCGCGCTCTACGCGGAACGGAGTCTGAGGCGTCATATCAAAAAAGACCCCCCGGCGTCAGGGGCCGACAAGGAGACAGGCAGCCGGAAAGGGGGCTACTTCTTCTTGAGGGCAGTGAGATCTTTGCCCTGGAACCAGTCCCGGTTGGTGGCGATGAACTCTTTCCATTTGTCGGGGAGCTGGTCCTGGGAGAAGATGGCCGTGACCGGGCAGACGGGCTCACACGCCGCGCAGTCAATGCACTCGTCGGGGTGGATGTAGTACATGGGGGCGTCCGCCGTCGTATAGATGCAGTCCACGGGACAGACCTCGACGCAAGCGGAGTCCTTAACCCCGACGCACGGCTGGGCGATGATGTAGGCCATCAATATCCTCCTTGTCGGGGCGGCGCCCGTGGGAGCAGCCGTACCCGAGTATTTCTCCAAGGGCGGAGTGTATCTCCAAATACAGGATTATAGCATATTCGATGCCCGCGTTGTATAGTGAGCACCTTGCATATTTCGCATCTCGGCATCTCTCTCCAAATTGAGCCTTACGTTGAATCTGGTTCAGATACAAATTCGCTCGCTCAATCGTATTACCGTGCGGGGCCTGCGAAAGGTTACGGCGTACTGCTACTTGTCCCTGATTGCAATAGGGGCGTCGCTCCCATATAAGAGGCTGACAAACGACTAAGCTCCTGGTCTATTAGACGCCCATATAAGGTCATACCTTGTCTCCCCTACAACAAATTGCCTGAAAATTCTAGGCATCGGGTCTCCGTCTACCAAGAGAATGATCTCGGCGCGATATAGACCTGGCTCGAGGGGGGTCATTCCCCGAAGCCTGTCTGGTGGTATCACGGACTTCTGCGACTTAGGCTCCCACGCAGCAACAACAATAGACGCCCCGACACTAAATGTAGGTGGTAACGCTATTCTGAAGCTACCTTCGTCAGAAGAGTTATCATCCGAAGAGATTCTGGCTTGGTGGATGGGTACGACGACCTTCCCGCTGCCAGCCTCGGCAATTCGAAACTGGGCCGTAAGGCTTTGTATTGTCTCGCGCCTCACCCCTAGTTTCTTGATTACCTTGTTCTTCACGGGGATGTTTTTCAAGAATACTAGCAAAAGGCGGGTCTCTTTGCCGTCGCTTACTTCAAACTCCGTTTGCAACACTGGGCGACCCCACAATGCTTGAAAGACGGTTTGTGTACCCATCATTAACCCGAGCCCAGAGATAATGGCAAGGAACCAACCCCATGAACTTGGGAACTCCCCGAATACTCCCCGGAGTGCCAGAATGGATAAAGCGAGAGTAACGAGCACGACCAACGCAGTAATAGCCATGCCGTCATGCTATTCACCCCCGAACCTTGCGTCAAGCCTGTAACCGCCAATGCTTTGGTATATAATCTATCGTCTAGCCATCGCTAGCCTCCGTTAGGGGAATTATGCAAGGCGCTCATAGTATTCCCTATAGATAGCGAGTGGTACGCTGAAGCCCGAGGAGGGAATCATGGAGGGTGAGAAAAAGGGCAACTTTGTCGCCTTCTCGTTTTACAAGCTCCGGCCCGAGTGGCGACGGTTGCCACCTGACGCGAGGGAGCGCGGGATAGAGCAGGCGCTGGCCGCGGTCCTTGCACAGGAGGAGAAGCTGTGGATACGCGCCTACTCGACGCAGGGCTTCCGGCGGGATGCGGACTTCCACCTGTGGATAGTGGCGCAGGACCTTCCGGACATTCGAGACTTCGTCGTGGACCTCTCCCGCACGGAGATGGGCCTGTACTTGGACCTGACTTACCACTACCTGGCCATGACCCGGCAGTCCATCTATCTGAAGGGCGCGCCGCACACGAATCCGGGCCCGCGGACCGAGGGCAAGGATGAGTGGCTGTTCGTGTACCCCTTCGTCAAGAGCAGGGAGTGGTATGCGCTGCCCTTCGAGACTCGGAAGAAGATGATGGACGAGCACATACGGGTGGGCCATCTCTTTCCCAATGTGAAAATCAACACCACGTACTCCTTTGGCCTGGACGACCAGGAGTTTGTCCTGGCCTTTGAGACGGACTCTCCGGCGGACTTCCAGGGCCTGGTCATGAAGCTGCGGGAGACGGAGGCCAGCCGGTACACCGCGCGGGACACGCCTATCTTCACGTGCTTGAAAAAGCCGCTGGCCGATGTGCTCCGGTCGCTGTCATAGATTGCAAGGGGCCTGTTCAGGTGGGTGGTGGTGGAGTACGGTATAATAATTGAGTTACCGGGCAGGGACTTTATAGCGCGGGTACGGTGGCGGCCATGTCCATAGAGGCTCGCGAACAGGCGTTGCAGTTCTTCCGTAGGGCGTACGAGCTCCAGATGAACGGGGAGCTTGATAAGGCGATTGCCCTGTACAGGAAATCCATTGAGGCGTGTCCCACCGGGGAAGCCTACACATTCCTGGGCTGGACGTACAGCTTTCAGGGGCGGTATGAGGAGGCCATCAAGGAATGCCACAGGGCCATTGAGATTGACCCGGACTACGGCAACCCCTACAACGATATTGGGTCATATCTGATAGAGATGGGAAGGCCGAAAGAGGCGTTCCCCTGGCTTGAGAAGGCGCTACGTTCCAGACGTTACGAGAGCTATTTCTTCCCCTACTTCAACCTGGGCAGGGCGTGTGAGCGTCTGGGCCAGTGGGACAAGGCGCTGGAGTGCTATAAGGACGCTTTAGCCCTGAGCCTCCGCTACGCGGCCGCGGCGCAAGCCTTGGCCCATCTGCGCGGTCGGATGAATTGACGCTCCCACGGGCGGGGAGAGCGTTTTTGTGGTAAGACGGCAAGACATACCGTTCTGGTTACATTTGGGGTCGTTCCTGGTTCGGATTGGGCTGGGCATTGTCTTTTTCTGGACTGGGAATGATCTGCTGACCCCGCCTCTGGCGATACCCAAGCTGGAGAGTCGGCTGGGTGACCTGGCGGAGATAGGGCTGGTCACGCCGTTTACCATCCAGCAGGTCTTTCAACTCATCGGTCACATTGAAGTGGCCGGGGGTCTGCTGCTCATCATCGGTCTCTTAACGCGGCCCGCGGCGGCAACTCTTGCGGGGTTGCTGGCCGTCTATCTGTTGCGCACGGGGGCGCTTAACCTCTTCGAGGTCAAGGATGCGGCCCTGCTGGGCGCCGCGTTGGCCCTCGCGCTGAGCGGCAGCGCCTTCCTCAGCCTGGACGGTTTTCTGGCGGGCCGGGATCCAGTCAGGCGCATGACTGCTCCGTCTCCCCGGTGGCACGCCCTTCTTGGGCCACTGCTTTTGCGGTTCGGCCTGTCATCCGTGTTCCTCTGGTCAGGCGTCCATATGTTGACAGACCCGCAAGCTATTGTTCGTGAGATGGCGCGGACGCAGTTTATCCCCAACCAGCCGCCGTTCAACCAGATTGATATCCTGACGCTGGTCAGTTGGTCAGGTATC
Coding sequences:
- a CDS encoding ferredoxin family protein, which produces MAYIIAQPCVGVKDSACVEVCPVDCIYTTADAPMYYIHPDECIDCAACEPVCPVTAIFSQDQLPDKWKEFIATNRDWFQGKDLTALKKK
- a CDS encoding tetratricopeptide repeat protein — its product is MSIEAREQALQFFRRAYELQMNGELDKAIALYRKSIEACPTGEAYTFLGWTYSFQGRYEEAIKECHRAIEIDPDYGNPYNDIGSYLIEMGRPKEAFPWLEKALRSRRYESYFFPYFNLGRACERLGQWDKALECYKDALALSLRYAAAAQALAHLRGRMN
- a CDS encoding DoxX family protein; the encoded protein is MVRRQDIPFWLHLGSFLVRIGLGIVFFWTGNDLLTPPLAIPKLESRLGDLAEIGLVTPFTIQQVFQLIGHIEVAGGLLLIIGLLTRPAAATLAGLLAVYLLRTGALNLFEVKDAALLGAALALALSGSAFLSLDGFLAGRDPVRRMTAPSPRWHALLGPLLLRFGLSSVFLWSGVHMLTDPQAIVREMARTQFIPNQPPFNQIDILTLVSWSGIAHVVAAVLLLLGFLTRPVAAVACIFVGLLMSRLGVFTLSMVKDLALAGVALSLATSGPGVLSLDNGLRLLADRLRRRRRPDRPVEGTAHG
- a CDS encoding chlorite dismutase family protein — its product is MEGEKKGNFVAFSFYKLRPEWRRLPPDARERGIEQALAAVLAQEEKLWIRAYSTQGFRRDADFHLWIVAQDLPDIRDFVVDLSRTEMGLYLDLTYHYLAMTRQSIYLKGAPHTNPGPRTEGKDEWLFVYPFVKSREWYALPFETRKKMMDEHIRVGHLFPNVKINTTYSFGLDDQEFVLAFETDSPADFQGLVMKLRETEASRYTARDTPIFTCLKKPLADVLRSLS